From Magnetococcales bacterium, one genomic window encodes:
- the ccsA gene encoding cytochrome c biogenesis protein CcsA, translating into MNPEWMLTWGAMILYLLAGLVAVVAMVLDRHPDRTILALLALGLLVHAVALGLRWQRLGHGPFINLYEILSSNIWSLLLIYALVFWRMPIIRRSAAVILPMLFLLMGWLLVTTPGDSRLPPTYHTLWLYFHVGFGKIFLGALLVGAGLGVAILLRMTPRGELWFRSLPDDARLDELSYRFLVLGLIFDTMMLIIGAIWAQDAWGRYWSWDPLETWSLITWLFLALALHVRPLLNPSPRWGAVSMLLIFLVAFLTFFGVPFVSLAPHKGVI; encoded by the coding sequence ATGAATCCAGAATGGATGCTGACCTGGGGAGCCATGATCCTCTACCTGCTGGCAGGTCTCGTGGCCGTCGTGGCCATGGTCCTGGATCGCCATCCAGACCGCACCATTCTGGCCCTGCTGGCTCTGGGACTTCTGGTCCACGCCGTGGCCCTGGGTCTGCGATGGCAGCGTCTCGGGCATGGTCCCTTCATCAATCTTTATGAAATTCTGTCCAGCAATATCTGGAGCCTTCTCCTGATATACGCCCTGGTCTTCTGGCGCATGCCAATCATTCGCCGCAGTGCGGCGGTCATTCTGCCCATGTTGTTTTTGCTCATGGGGTGGCTGCTGGTCACAACCCCCGGGGATTCCCGTCTGCCCCCCACCTATCATACCCTGTGGCTCTATTTCCACGTGGGCTTTGGCAAAATATTTTTGGGTGCCCTGCTGGTCGGGGCCGGATTGGGTGTGGCCATCCTGTTGCGAATGACACCCCGAGGTGAACTCTGGTTCCGGTCCCTGCCGGATGATGCGCGTCTGGATGAACTCTCCTATCGTTTCCTGGTATTGGGATTGATTTTTGATACCATGATGTTGATCATCGGGGCCATTTGGGCACAGGATGCCTGGGGTCGCTACTGGTCCTGGGATCCGCTGGAAACCTGGTCGTTGATCACATGGTTGTTTCTGGCGCTGGCTTTGCACGTGCGTCCCCTGCTCAATCCATCCCCACGCTGGGGAGCGGTTTCAATGTTGTTGATATTCCTGGTTGCCTTTCTGACTTTTTTTGGCGTGCCGTTCGTCTCGCTTGCCCCGCACAA